One stretch of Anabas testudineus chromosome 24, fAnaTes1.2, whole genome shotgun sequence DNA includes these proteins:
- the LOC113149674 gene encoding E3 ubiquitin-protein ligase pellino homolog 2: MNSPKNDGDDDVPVKDPVKYGELVILGYNGSLPSGDRGRRKSRFALYRRAKANGVKPSTVHILNTPQDSKAVHSRGQHSISFTLSRNQTVVVEYCHDNNTDMFQIGRSTESPIDFVVTDTSGGGKEGEDPSIAPSTISRFACRVVCERNPPYTARIYAAGFDSSKNIFLGEKATKWKNPDGHMDGLTTNGVLVMHPEGFPEDPKQGLWREISVCGDVYALRETRSGPSRGKLAEGESSALRDGSLVDLCGATLLWRTGEGLMRAPTLRHLEALRQELNASRPQCPVGLSTLAFPSLPRSHSLEERQPWVYLTCGHVHGRHDWGQRSEGELEPVEGEGSTTRRECPLCRSVGPYVPLWLGCEPAVYVDAGSPTHAFVPCGHVCSERTARYWAETPLPHGTHAFRPICPFCSTALSSPGWTRLIFQGPID, translated from the exons ATGAATTCACCGAAAAACGACGGAGATGATGATGTGCCCGTTAAAGACCCGGTGAAATACGGCGAATTGGTCATTTTGGG gtacAATGGCTCTCTTCCAAGCGGAGACCGTGGGCGCAGAAAGAGCCGCTTTGCTCTGTACCGAAGGGCCAAGGCCAACGGTGTCAAACCCAGCACTGTTCACATCCTCAACACACCCCAGGACAGCAAG gCTGTtcacagcagggggcagcacaGCATCTCCTTCACTCTGTCCCGTAACCAAACTGTGGTGGTGGAGTACTGCCATGACAACAACACAGATATGTTCCAG ATTGGACGCTCCACAGAAAGTCCCATTGACTTTGTGGTGACAGACACCTCTGGAGGGGGAAAGGAGGGGGAGGATCCCTCCATTGCCCCCAGCACCATCTCGCGGTTTGCCTGCAGAGTGGTGTGTGAACGCAACCCACCTTACACAGCGCGCATTTACGCCGCAGGTTTTGACTCCTCCAAAAATATTTTCCTAGGG GAGAAAGCAACCAAATGGAAAAACCCTGATGGCCATATGGATGGTCTGACCACCAATGGGGTGCTGGTGATGCACCCTGAAGGGTTCCCAGAGGACCCCAAGCAGGGACTGTGGAGAGAAATCTCAGTCTGTGGTGATGTCTATGCGCTGCGGGAGACGCGCTCTGGACCAAGCCGTGGCAAACTG GCAGAAGGTGAAAGCAGTGCACTACGTGATGGCTCCCTGGTCGACCTGTGCGGTGCCACCCTGTTATGGCGCACAGGTGAGGGTCTCATGCGTGCCCCCACCCTACGTCACCTGGAGGCTCTTCGCCAGGAGCTTAATGCATCCCGGCCCCAGTGTCCCGTAGGCCTCAGCACACTGGCTTTCCCTAGCCTGCCACGCAGCCACAG CCTTGAAGAACGTCAGCCTTGGGTCTACCTCACCTGCGGTCATGTCCATGGACGCCATGACTGGGGCCAGAGATCTGAGGGAGAGCTGGAGCCAGTAGAGGGTGAGGGCTCCACAACCCGCCGAGAATGTCCCCTGTGCAGGAGCGTGGGTCCCTACGTGCCCCTGTGGCTGGGCTGTGAGCCTGCCGTGTACGTGGACGCCGGATCTCCTACTCATGCTTTTGTGCCATGCGGCCACGTCTGCTCAGAGAGGACAGCCAGGTACTGGGCAGAGACCCCACTGCCCCACGGTACTCACGCCTTCAGACCCATCTGCCCTTTCTGCTCCACTGCTCTCAGCTCTCCTGGCTGGACTCGACTGATCTTCCAGGGCCCCATTGACTAG
- the arf6a gene encoding ADP-ribosylation factor 6a, giving the protein MGKMLSKIFGNKEMRILMLGLDAAGKTTILYKLKLGQSVTTIPTVGFNVETVTYKNVKFNVWDVGGQDKIRPLWRHYYTGTQGLIFVVDCADRDRIDEARQELHRIINDREMRDAIILIFANKQDLPDSMKPHEIQEKLGLTRIRDRNWYVQPSCATTGDGLYEGLTWLTSNYKS; this is encoded by the coding sequence ATGGGGAAAATGCTGTCAAAGATCTTTGGCAACAAAGAGATGAGAATATTGATGCTTGGACTTGATGCAGCTGGTAAAACAACCATCCTGTACAAGCTGAAGCTGGGACAGTCAGTCACCACCATCCCCACGGTCGGGTTCAACGTGGAGACTGTCACCTATAAGAATGTGAAGTTCAACGTGTGGGACGTGGGGGGACAGGACAAGATCAGGCCACTTTGGAGACATTACTACACAGGCACCCAGGGCCTCATATTCGTGGTGGACTGTGCCGACAGGGACAGGATCGACGAGGCAAGGCAGGAGCTCCACCGCATCATCAATGACCGGGAGATGAGGGACGCCATCATCCTGATCTTCGCCAACAAACAAGACCTCCCGGATTCCATGAAACCCCACGAGATCCAGGAGAAGCTAGGCCTGACCCGGATCAGAGATAGGAATTGGTACGTTCAGCCCTCGTGTGCGACAACAGGGGATGGACTATATGAGGGCCTGACCTGGCTTACCTCAAATTACAAATCTTAA